The Vanessa tameamea isolate UH-Manoa-2023 chromosome 2, ilVanTame1 primary haplotype, whole genome shotgun sequence genome has a segment encoding these proteins:
- the LOC113394055 gene encoding alpha-crystallin A chain-like translates to MSLIPFLYDNRPFGMVERDFFRPDFYPPVDLVPQEVMRPWENIYRPWENMIRQMEQLSSGINQLALKEASQLSSDTEKFQVNVDVQHFAPNEISVKIVDGFVTVEGKHEEKRDEHGYISRQFVRRYALPQGCLADVVESKLSSDGVLTITAPKVLAMPSSGEKIVPIIKTGPIKKQISSSESVIE, encoded by the coding sequence ATGTCTCTAATTCCATTTTTGTACGATAACAGACCATTCGGGATGGTAGAACGAGACTTCTTCAGACCAGATTTCTATCCACCTGTCGATCTTGTACCGCAAGAGGTAATGAGGCCTTGGGAAAATATTTACCGGCCGTGGGAAAACATGATCAGGCAAATGGAACAGCTAAGCTCTGGTATCAATCAGCTAGCCCTAAAGGAGGCGTCGCAGTTATCATCCGATACGGAGAAATTTCAAGTCAACGTGGACGTTCAGCATTTCGCTCCAAACGAAATTAGCGTGAAAATTGTTGATGGTTTCGTGACTGTCGAAGGAAAACACGAAGAGAAGAGAGACGAGCATGGATATATATCAAGGCAGTTCGTAAGACGTTACGCCTTACCGCAAGGATGCCTCGCCGACGTTGTAGAGTCCAAATTGTCCTCTGATGGCGTTCTGACTATCACTGCGCCGAAAGTACTAGCGATGCCATCATCTGGGGAAAAGATTGTTCCGATTATTAAAACTGGGCCCATTAAAAAGCAAATATCAAGTTCTGAATCAGTGATTGAGTGA
- the LOC113394050 gene encoding myrosinase 1-like isoform X2, with protein MSTGYQSVVVRTSSQAGSAHYVTQERVCFPESFQFGVATASYQIEGAWNVSGKGESIWDSYTHMYPERIFDHKTGDVAADSYHLFKEDVKLMVKLGVQYYRFSISWPRILPNGLSNEINKDGIRYYNELMDELIQNNIQPMVTMYHWDLPKSLQELGGWTNPIIADYFVDYARVLFNNFGNKVSAWLTFNEPLSFCQGGYGGLDAPGDQASGFEDYLCGHNVLRAHGMVYRMYQEEFEAKLLTSVGITLDFSWLEPAMESLEDKIAAETARQFFFGWFAHPIFSSIGDYPQIMRKRIDSISKKQGFHRSRLPYFTTEEIEMIRGSADFLGLNHYTTYLVAKSKKKISSEPSFAADMGGIISQKSSWPKSNSTWLKVVPWGFRLSLNWVKRAYNNPLVVITENGVSLEKGLLDKRRIEYIDGYLKALHTAITKDHCNVYGYTYWSLIDNFEWTRGYSERFGLYQVDFDSPNKTRKPRISSEYYARVARTKCLPIWDF; from the exons ATGTCAACGGGCTATCAATCAGTCGTCGTGCGAACGTCCAGCCA GGCTGGCAGCGCACATTACGTCACTCAAGAAAGAGTATGCTTTCCCGAAAGTTTTCAGTTCGGCGTGGCAACAGCCTCCTACCAAATCGAAGGGGCGTGGAATGTATCAG GCAAAGGTGAAAGTATATGGGATAGCTATACCCACATGTACCCTGAACGAATATTCGATCACAAAACTGGAGACGTCGCTGCCGATTCCTATCACTTGTTCAAGGAAGATGTGAAACTCATGGTAAAGCTGGGCGTTCAGTATTATCGTTTCTCGATTTCATGGCCGAGAATCCTTCCCAACGGCTTAAGCAA cgaaataaataaagatggtATCAGATACTATAATGAACTCATGGACGAattgattcaaaataatatacaaccgATGGTAACCATGTACCACTGGGACCTGCCTAAGAGTCTCCAAGAATTGGGTGGCTGGACCAACCCCATCATTGCTGACTATTTTGTGGATTATGCCAGA GTTCTGTTCAATAATTTTGGGAACAAGGTGAGCGCTTGGTTGACATTCAATGAACCATTATCATTCTGTCAAGGCGGGTACGGCGGGCTGGACGCGCCGGGTGACCAAGCAAGTGGTTTTGAAGACTATCTCTGCGGACACAATGTCCTTCGGGCTCATGGAATGGTGTACCGCATGTACCAGGAAGAATTCGAGGCAAAACTCTTGA CAAGCGTCGGAATTACACTAGATTTTTCATGGCTTGAGCCAGCAATGGAGTCATTAGAAGATAAAATTGCTGCAGAAACGGCTAGACAGTTCTTT TTCGGCTGGTTCGCACATCCCATTTTTTCATCCATTGGTGACTATCCACAAATTATGAGGAAAAGAATCGATTCTATATCCAAAAAGCAAGGATTCCACCGCTCTCGCCTTCCATATTTTACGACTGAAGAAATAGAAATGATACGAGGTTCAGCAGATTTTCTGGGTTTAAATCATTATACAACTTACTTGGTGGCTAAGAGCAAAAAGAAGATCTCGTCTGAGCCGTCTTTCGCAGCTGACATGGGAGGAATAATATCCCAGAAATCATCTTGGCCTAAGTCCAATTCAACTTGGTTGAAG GTCGTGCCGTGGGGCTTCAGGCTGTCCTTGAACTGGGTGAAACGTGCTTACAACAATCCTCTTGTTGTTATCACGGAGAACGGAGTTTCACTCGAGAAAGGTTTGCTGGACAAACGACGTATTGAATACATAGACGGATACCTCAAAGCGTTACACACCGCCATTACAAAGGATCACTGCAACGTGTACGGATACACTTATTGGAGCCTGATCGATAACTTTGAATGGACCAGAGGATATTC AGAGCGTTTCGGTTTATACCAAGTAGATTTCGATTCTCCAAACAAGACTCGGAAGCCAAGAATATCCAGTGAATACTACGCAAGAGTTGCCCGTACCAAATGTCTGCCGATATGGGATTTCTAa
- the LOC113394050 gene encoding myrosinase 1-like isoform X1 produces the protein MYSRIVIVFTLFVALEAGSAHYVTQERVCFPESFQFGVATASYQIEGAWNVSGKGESIWDSYTHMYPERIFDHKTGDVAADSYHLFKEDVKLMVKLGVQYYRFSISWPRILPNGLSNEINKDGIRYYNELMDELIQNNIQPMVTMYHWDLPKSLQELGGWTNPIIADYFVDYARVLFNNFGNKVSAWLTFNEPLSFCQGGYGGLDAPGDQASGFEDYLCGHNVLRAHGMVYRMYQEEFEAKLLTSVGITLDFSWLEPAMESLEDKIAAETARQFFFGWFAHPIFSSIGDYPQIMRKRIDSISKKQGFHRSRLPYFTTEEIEMIRGSADFLGLNHYTTYLVAKSKKKISSEPSFAADMGGIISQKSSWPKSNSTWLKVVPWGFRLSLNWVKRAYNNPLVVITENGVSLEKGLLDKRRIEYIDGYLKALHTAITKDHCNVYGYTYWSLIDNFEWTRGYSERFGLYQVDFDSPNKTRKPRISSEYYARVARTKCLPIWDF, from the exons ATGTATAGTCGGATCGTTATAGTTTTTACGCTGTTCGTGGCCTTGGA GGCTGGCAGCGCACATTACGTCACTCAAGAAAGAGTATGCTTTCCCGAAAGTTTTCAGTTCGGCGTGGCAACAGCCTCCTACCAAATCGAAGGGGCGTGGAATGTATCAG GCAAAGGTGAAAGTATATGGGATAGCTATACCCACATGTACCCTGAACGAATATTCGATCACAAAACTGGAGACGTCGCTGCCGATTCCTATCACTTGTTCAAGGAAGATGTGAAACTCATGGTAAAGCTGGGCGTTCAGTATTATCGTTTCTCGATTTCATGGCCGAGAATCCTTCCCAACGGCTTAAGCAA cgaaataaataaagatggtATCAGATACTATAATGAACTCATGGACGAattgattcaaaataatatacaaccgATGGTAACCATGTACCACTGGGACCTGCCTAAGAGTCTCCAAGAATTGGGTGGCTGGACCAACCCCATCATTGCTGACTATTTTGTGGATTATGCCAGA GTTCTGTTCAATAATTTTGGGAACAAGGTGAGCGCTTGGTTGACATTCAATGAACCATTATCATTCTGTCAAGGCGGGTACGGCGGGCTGGACGCGCCGGGTGACCAAGCAAGTGGTTTTGAAGACTATCTCTGCGGACACAATGTCCTTCGGGCTCATGGAATGGTGTACCGCATGTACCAGGAAGAATTCGAGGCAAAACTCTTGA CAAGCGTCGGAATTACACTAGATTTTTCATGGCTTGAGCCAGCAATGGAGTCATTAGAAGATAAAATTGCTGCAGAAACGGCTAGACAGTTCTTT TTCGGCTGGTTCGCACATCCCATTTTTTCATCCATTGGTGACTATCCACAAATTATGAGGAAAAGAATCGATTCTATATCCAAAAAGCAAGGATTCCACCGCTCTCGCCTTCCATATTTTACGACTGAAGAAATAGAAATGATACGAGGTTCAGCAGATTTTCTGGGTTTAAATCATTATACAACTTACTTGGTGGCTAAGAGCAAAAAGAAGATCTCGTCTGAGCCGTCTTTCGCAGCTGACATGGGAGGAATAATATCCCAGAAATCATCTTGGCCTAAGTCCAATTCAACTTGGTTGAAG GTCGTGCCGTGGGGCTTCAGGCTGTCCTTGAACTGGGTGAAACGTGCTTACAACAATCCTCTTGTTGTTATCACGGAGAACGGAGTTTCACTCGAGAAAGGTTTGCTGGACAAACGACGTATTGAATACATAGACGGATACCTCAAAGCGTTACACACCGCCATTACAAAGGATCACTGCAACGTGTACGGATACACTTATTGGAGCCTGATCGATAACTTTGAATGGACCAGAGGATATTC AGAGCGTTTCGGTTTATACCAAGTAGATTTCGATTCTCCAAACAAGACTCGGAAGCCAAGAATATCCAGTGAATACTACGCAAGAGTTGCCCGTACCAAATGTCTGCCGATATGGGATTTCTAa